One stretch of Roseibium sp. HPY-6 DNA includes these proteins:
- a CDS encoding TetR/AcrR family transcriptional regulator: MSKTRLGKADWIQAGMRALAASGVGAVRAEALARTLRTTKGSFYWHFKDINDFQRQILDGWQASQADEIIRRMADHEPGIDRLRALVGLTSELRSADVSVKAELAIREWARLDTEAAKRVAHVDAKRLDYLNEQFQVLGFNDRHFALDLYTTYLGLRMLKSTTDLDAAGHLEFVLSRLLKR, encoded by the coding sequence ATGAGTAAAACGCGATTGGGAAAGGCGGATTGGATACAGGCCGGAATGCGTGCTCTGGCCGCGTCCGGCGTTGGGGCGGTACGAGCCGAAGCCCTTGCCCGCACGCTTCGGACAACCAAGGGTTCATTTTATTGGCATTTCAAGGACATCAACGACTTCCAACGGCAGATCCTTGACGGGTGGCAAGCCTCACAAGCCGATGAAATCATCAGGCGAATGGCGGATCATGAACCGGGAATTGATCGTTTGCGGGCGCTTGTCGGACTGACGTCCGAGCTGCGCTCAGCCGATGTATCGGTCAAAGCGGAGTTGGCGATACGCGAATGGGCTCGGCTGGATACCGAAGCAGCCAAACGTGTCGCCCATGTCGATGCAAAGCGCCTGGACTACCTCAACGAACAGTTTCAAGTTCTCGGCTTCAACGACAGACACTTTGCCCTTGACCTCTACACGACCTATCTGGGCCTGCGAATGCTTAAGTCCACAACGGATCTCGACGCCGCTGGTCATCTGGAATTTGTTTTGTCGAGGCTGCTCAAAAGATAA